From Streptomyces sp. NBC_01754, a single genomic window includes:
- a CDS encoding aldose epimerase family protein — MTTGTGTRSEDFTPRADGTPVRRWTLERDGTRVRVLTYGAVVQSVEVPGRDGTRAGVALGLPDTAGYEAHPGPYFGALVGRYANRIGGGSFVLDGRTHQVTRNEGRNHVHGGTRGFDKRVWEAEEVPDGVRLSLVAEDGEEGFPGRLAVSVTYTLDAGGALRIGYRATTDAPTVLNPTNHTYWNLAGADSGSALGHELRIAAGLVTPVDAESVPTGEFAPVEGTRFDFRETRPVGPGYDVNYVLDRPGTEPVAELYDAGSGRVLTVWTTEPGLQLYTADHFDGRPFTACAGIALETQHFPDSPNRPEFPSTVLRPGEEFTSTTVYGFSVRRESVSGRD; from the coding sequence ATGACGACGGGCACCGGGACACGCAGCGAAGACTTCACCCCCCGCGCGGACGGCACACCCGTCCGGCGCTGGACCCTGGAGCGCGACGGCACCCGGGTGCGGGTGCTGACGTACGGCGCCGTGGTGCAGTCCGTCGAGGTACCCGGGCGGGACGGCACCCGGGCCGGGGTGGCGCTGGGGCTGCCGGACACCGCCGGGTACGAGGCACACCCGGGGCCGTACTTCGGCGCCCTGGTCGGTCGGTACGCGAACCGGATCGGGGGCGGCTCGTTCGTGCTCGACGGGCGCACGCACCAGGTCACCCGCAACGAGGGCCGCAACCATGTGCACGGCGGGACGCGCGGCTTCGACAAGCGGGTGTGGGAAGCCGAGGAGGTGCCCGACGGGGTGCGGCTGTCGCTGGTCGCCGAGGACGGCGAGGAGGGCTTCCCCGGACGGCTCGCGGTGTCGGTGACGTACACCCTGGACGCCGGCGGGGCGCTGCGGATCGGTTACCGGGCGACCACGGACGCGCCGACCGTGCTGAACCCGACCAACCACACGTACTGGAACCTGGCCGGCGCGGACAGCGGGAGCGCGCTCGGCCACGAGCTGCGGATCGCGGCCGGGCTGGTCACTCCGGTGGACGCGGAGTCGGTGCCCACCGGGGAGTTCGCACCGGTGGAGGGGACCCGCTTCGACTTCCGGGAGACGAGGCCGGTGGGGCCCGGGTACGACGTCAACTACGTGCTCGACCGCCCGGGCACCGAGCCGGTGGCCGAGCTGTACGACGCCGGATCGGGCCGGGTGCTGACGGTGTGGACGACGGAGCCGGGGTTGCAGCTGTACACCGCGGACCACTTCGACGGTCGGCCGTTCACGGCGTGCGCCGGGATCGCGCTGGAGACGCAGCACTTCCCCGACTCCCCGAACCGGCCGGAGTTCCCGAGCACGGTGCTGCGGCCGGGCGAGGAGTTCACGTCCACGACCGTCTACGGTTTCTCGGTGCGCCGGGAGTCCGTCAGCGGGCGGGACTGA